Proteins from a genomic interval of Streptococcus oralis:
- a CDS encoding LysR family transcriptional regulator codes for MNLKDLQYFYDLCQLQSYTEVAKQHKVSQPSISYAIKRLEESFNCKLIHHDPSHRSFKLTNQGQILLKHTELILPEVIATRKEINRSLAHCSTVGFPPIIIQYLFSVLNKETEFDFLKKVRPIRGGSVELLNLLLKGELDASLLGLIEPLNHPSIETHELFHKELYVVLSKNHPLATALSLTFEDLVDQSFILLDEHFVHLKAFELLNQKHQNKAEIFFKSDDIVIIKELLKKGIGVSLLADIALSDEDDDLIKIPLIPEDQITFTVYYAYLKSATLSSEVEDLFNYKPKELGSLSTVVG; via the coding sequence ATGAATTTAAAAGATCTACAATATTTTTATGACCTCTGCCAGCTTCAATCCTATACGGAAGTAGCAAAACAACACAAAGTCAGCCAACCATCTATTTCTTATGCCATCAAGCGCTTAGAGGAATCTTTTAATTGCAAATTGATTCACCATGATCCTTCACATCGCTCCTTTAAACTAACTAATCAAGGACAAATCCTTCTGAAGCATACAGAACTGATTTTACCTGAGGTTATTGCTACTCGCAAAGAAATTAATCGCTCTTTGGCGCATTGCTCTACTGTAGGATTCCCTCCTATTATCATTCAGTATCTTTTCTCTGTCTTAAATAAAGAAACTGAATTTGATTTTTTAAAAAAGGTGCGCCCTATCCGCGGTGGCTCCGTAGAATTATTAAATCTTCTCCTTAAGGGAGAACTAGATGCGAGCTTACTCGGCTTGATTGAACCACTCAATCATCCTTCAATAGAGACACATGAACTCTTTCATAAAGAACTGTATGTTGTTTTATCTAAGAACCATCCTCTTGCTACTGCTCTTTCCCTCACTTTTGAAGATTTAGTAGATCAATCCTTTATACTTTTAGACGAACACTTTGTTCACCTGAAAGCTTTTGAACTACTTAATCAAAAGCATCAAAACAAGGCAGAAATATTCTTCAAGAGTGACGACATTGTCATCATTAAAGAACTTTTAAAGAAAGGGATTGGCGTTAGTTTACTGGCTGATATCGCACTTTCTGATGAAGATGATGATTTAATAAAAATCCCTCTAATACCGGAGGACCAGATAACATTTACAGTTTATTACGCTTATCTCAAATCAGCTACACTGTCATCAGAAGTAGAGGATTTATTTAATTACAAACCAAAAGAACTTGGCTCTTTGTCAACTGTAGTAGGTTGA
- the rplM gene encoding 50S ribosomal protein L13 yields the protein MNKTTFMAKPGQVERKWYVVDATDVPLGRLSAVVASVLRGKNKPTFTPHTDTGDFVIVINAEKVKLTGKKATDKIYYTHSNHPGGLKSISAGELRSKNAVRLIEKSVKGMLPHNTLGRAQGMKLKVFVGAEHTHAAQQPEVLDISGLI from the coding sequence ATGAACAAAACTACATTCATGGCTAAACCAGGCCAAGTAGAACGCAAATGGTACGTTGTTGACGCAACTGATGTACCTCTTGGACGCCTTTCAGCAGTTGTTGCTAGCGTACTTCGCGGAAAAAACAAACCAACATTTACACCACACACTGATACAGGTGACTTCGTAATCGTTATCAATGCTGAAAAAGTTAAATTGACTGGTAAAAAAGCAACTGATAAGATCTACTACACTCACTCAAACCACCCAGGTGGATTGAAATCAATCTCTGCTGGTGAACTTCGTTCTAAAAATGCAGTACGTTTGATTGAAAAATCAGTTAAAGGTATGCTTCCACACAATACTCTTGGACGCGCTCAAGGTATGAAATTGAAAGTATTCGTTGGAGCTGAGCACACTCACGCTGCACAACAACCAGAAGTTCTTGATATTTCAGGACTTATCTAA
- a CDS encoding ABC transporter permease: protein MRNMWVVMKETYLRHVKSWSFFFMVISPFLFLALSVGIGYLQNSSMAKNSKVAVVTTVPSVAEGLKGTNGINFDYKDEASAQAAIKDEKIKGYLTIDQEDSVLKAVYHGETSLESGIKLAVTNKLNELQYQLNRSAANLSQEQEKRLSQTVDFTEKIDESKENKKIVQTIAAAGLGFFLYMILITYASVTAQEVASEKGTKIMEVVFSSIRASHYFYARMLALLLVILTHIGIYVVGGLAAILLFKDLPILAQSGILNHLGDAFSLNTLLFVLVSLFMYVVLAAFLGSMVSRPEDSGKALSPLMILIIAGFVGVTALGAAGDNLVLKIGSYIPFISTFFMPFRAINGYASGLEAWISLAITVVFAVTATAFIGRMYASLVLQTDDLGIWKTFKRALAYK from the coding sequence ATGAGAAATATGTGGGTTGTAATGAAGGAAACCTATCTTCGACATGTCAAGTCATGGAGTTTCTTCTTTATGGTGATTTCGCCGTTCCTCTTTTTAGCCTTATCTGTAGGAATCGGCTATCTCCAAAATTCTTCGATGGCTAAAAATAGCAAGGTAGCGGTAGTAACAACAGTGCCATCTGTAGCTGAGGGACTCAAGGGTACCAATGGTATCAACTTTGATTACAAGGATGAAGCCAGTGCCCAAGCTGCTATCAAAGATGAGAAAATCAAGGGTTACCTAACCATTGACCAAGAGGACAGCGTCCTCAAGGCCGTCTATCATGGTGAAACTTCTCTTGAAAGTGGCATCAAGCTAGCAGTAACCAATAAACTCAATGAGCTTCAATACCAACTTAATCGCTCGGCAGCTAATTTGTCTCAAGAGCAGGAAAAGCGCCTGAGTCAAACTGTTGACTTTACTGAGAAGATTGATGAATCTAAGGAAAACAAAAAAATTGTCCAAACCATTGCGGCCGCAGGGCTTGGTTTCTTCCTTTATATGATTTTGATTACCTATGCTAGTGTCACTGCTCAGGAAGTGGCTAGCGAGAAAGGAACCAAAATCATGGAAGTGGTCTTCTCTAGTATCCGAGCTAGTCATTATTTCTATGCTCGCATGCTGGCTCTGCTTCTTGTGATTTTGACTCATATTGGGATTTACGTCGTGGGTGGTCTGGCTGCCATTCTTCTCTTTAAAGACCTACCAATCTTAGCTCAATCTGGTATTTTAAATCATCTAGGAGATGCCTTCTCGCTCAATACCTTATTGTTTGTCTTGGTTAGTCTCTTTATGTATGTTGTTTTGGCAGCCTTTCTAGGTTCTATGGTTTCTCGTCCTGAGGATTCAGGGAAAGCCTTGTCACCATTGATGATCTTGATTATCGCAGGATTCGTTGGAGTGACCGCTCTAGGTGCTGCAGGAGACAATTTAGTTCTGAAAATTGGTTCCTATATTCCTTTCATCTCGACCTTCTTTATGCCATTTAGAGCTATTAATGGGTATGCAAGTGGTCTAGAAGCTTGGATTTCACTTGCCATAACGGTTGTTTTTGCAGTAACTGCAACAGCCTTTATCGGACGCATGTATGCTAGTCTAGTCCTTCAAACAGATGATTTGGGAATCTGGAAAACCTTTAAACGCGCCTTAGCTTATAAATAG
- a CDS encoding cation-translocating P-type ATPase, whose amino-acid sequence MSDSRQKGTTLGTCAPDQVYQVLQTSPQGLNSQEVKKRQATYGPNQLKESKKEPIWLTFVKHFTSLMALLLWVGGFIAVISHSLELGIAIWLVNIINGLFSFIQEYKASQATAALNKLLPSYTRVLRDGKEDKILAQDLVPGDLVFIEEGDRISADGRLVAVTDLQVNQSALTGESNPIYKSDQADLTPDKTELEYDNMVFAGTTVSSGSGHFIVSAIGMETEFGQIADLTQNLAQEKSPLQKELDHLTKQISVIAVSVGLFFMIAATLFVHQPLSQAFIFALGMIVAFIPEGLLPTVTLSLAMAVQRMAKEHALVKKLSSVETLGATSVICSDKTGTLTQNAMTVNHLWTLSGNYEVTGLGYAPEGHIEKDGDPVSLKGNDLLNRLVRFSHLASNAQVVAPSADNPDYTVLGDPTEACLNVLAEKAGIDLNDNHNWAPRIKEIPFDSDRKRMTTVHSLEKSLDGSHHISITKGAPKEVMELCSDYYDGQGAIKSMTATERQAILAANDQFARDGLRVLAVAYRPLESEDIREDKWDMRTLEEDMVFVGLVAMSDPPRQGVREAIEQCHRASIRIIMLTGDYGLTALSIAKKIGIVKGNNARVISGLELADMTDEELKVALKGEIVFARVAPEQKYRVVNALQELGEVVAVTGDGVNDAPALKKADIGVAMGVSGTDVAKESADMILTDDHFASIVHAVEEGRAVYRNIQRFLTYIFNSNTPEAVPSTFFLFSLGRIPLPLTVMQILAIDLGTDMMPALGLGVEPPEEGIMDRPPRRLSDRLLNRQLLLKAFAWYGMIESVLAMGAFFLNYWVNQGHLNHLASSGPLYREATTMTLGAIIFTQIGMAMNSRKGRGSIFKIKPFANKIISLGIILEIILFIILSYVPLFHTLFNTAPIGFDDWLYLLVCPFIIMALEEIRHRLFD is encoded by the coding sequence ATGAGTGATTCTAGACAGAAGGGGACTACATTAGGAACCTGTGCCCCTGATCAGGTTTATCAAGTGTTGCAAACAAGTCCTCAAGGGTTAAACTCACAAGAAGTAAAAAAGAGGCAAGCAACTTATGGTCCTAACCAGTTGAAAGAAAGTAAGAAAGAACCTATTTGGTTGACCTTTGTCAAACATTTTACCAGTCTCATGGCCCTCTTATTGTGGGTTGGTGGCTTTATTGCTGTGATTTCCCATAGCTTGGAGTTGGGAATTGCGATTTGGCTGGTCAATATCATTAATGGTCTCTTTAGTTTTATTCAAGAATATAAGGCTAGTCAAGCCACGGCAGCACTGAATAAGCTTCTTCCATCCTATACCCGAGTTCTTCGTGATGGAAAGGAAGATAAAATCCTTGCACAGGACTTGGTGCCAGGTGATTTGGTTTTCATTGAAGAAGGTGACCGTATTTCTGCAGATGGACGTTTGGTTGCTGTGACAGACTTGCAGGTAAATCAGTCTGCCCTCACTGGTGAGTCTAATCCCATTTATAAATCAGACCAAGCAGATTTGACTCCTGATAAGACTGAATTGGAATATGACAATATGGTGTTTGCAGGGACCACAGTTTCCTCTGGGTCAGGACATTTTATAGTATCTGCTATCGGTATGGAAACTGAGTTTGGACAAATTGCAGACTTGACGCAAAACCTAGCTCAGGAAAAGAGCCCACTGCAAAAGGAACTGGACCATTTGACCAAACAGATTTCGGTTATCGCAGTATCTGTAGGTCTCTTCTTTATGATTGCAGCAACACTATTTGTCCATCAGCCTCTTTCTCAAGCTTTCATCTTTGCCTTGGGAATGATTGTTGCCTTTATCCCTGAGGGGTTACTTCCTACAGTTACCCTCTCTCTAGCTATGGCTGTACAACGCATGGCTAAAGAACATGCTTTAGTGAAGAAATTATCTTCTGTTGAGACTCTTGGAGCAACCTCTGTTATTTGCTCAGATAAAACAGGGACCCTAACTCAAAATGCCATGACAGTTAATCATTTATGGACCTTGTCGGGTAATTATGAGGTGACTGGGCTAGGTTATGCACCAGAAGGGCATATTGAGAAGGATGGTGACCCTGTTTCTCTGAAGGGAAATGATCTCCTGAATCGTTTGGTTCGCTTTTCTCACTTGGCTAGTAATGCTCAAGTGGTTGCGCCAAGTGCTGACAATCCCGATTATACGGTCTTGGGAGACCCGACTGAAGCTTGTCTTAATGTTCTTGCAGAAAAAGCAGGTATTGATTTAAATGACAACCACAACTGGGCTCCTCGTATCAAAGAAATTCCCTTTGATTCGGATCGTAAACGAATGACAACGGTACATAGTCTCGAAAAAAGTCTGGATGGCAGTCACCATATTTCCATCACTAAGGGTGCGCCTAAAGAAGTGATGGAACTTTGCTCAGACTATTATGATGGTCAAGGAGCAATCAAATCTATGACTGCTACAGAACGTCAAGCAATTCTTGCTGCTAACGATCAATTTGCTCGTGACGGCTTACGTGTTTTAGCTGTTGCTTATCGTCCTTTGGAAAGCGAAGATATTAGAGAAGACAAGTGGGATATGCGGACCCTCGAAGAAGATATGGTCTTTGTGGGACTTGTTGCCATGAGTGACCCTCCACGTCAAGGTGTACGTGAAGCAATTGAGCAATGTCACCGTGCCAGTATTCGCATTATCATGCTCACAGGTGACTATGGTTTGACAGCTCTTAGTATTGCCAAGAAAATTGGAATTGTAAAAGGTAACAATGCACGAGTGATATCAGGGCTTGAACTGGCAGATATGACCGACGAAGAGCTCAAAGTAGCTCTTAAAGGCGAGATTGTTTTTGCTCGTGTGGCTCCTGAACAAAAATATCGTGTAGTCAATGCACTTCAGGAACTTGGTGAAGTTGTCGCTGTTACTGGTGATGGTGTTAATGATGCCCCTGCTCTTAAAAAGGCTGATATCGGTGTAGCTATGGGGGTATCTGGAACCGACGTAGCCAAGGAATCTGCTGATATGATTTTAACGGATGACCACTTTGCTTCTATTGTCCATGCTGTTGAAGAAGGACGTGCCGTTTATCGAAATATTCAAAGATTCCTTACCTATATTTTTAATTCCAATACTCCTGAAGCTGTACCCTCTACTTTCTTCTTGTTCTCTTTGGGGCGCATTCCTCTTCCCTTAACAGTTATGCAAATCCTAGCGATTGACCTTGGAACAGATATGATGCCCGCTTTGGGATTGGGGGTTGAGCCACCAGAAGAAGGCATTATGGACAGGCCACCAAGACGCCTATCAGATCGTTTGTTAAATCGGCAATTATTATTAAAAGCCTTTGCTTGGTATGGTATGATTGAGTCTGTTTTGGCTATGGGTGCCTTCTTCCTTAATTATTGGGTTAATCAAGGACATCTGAATCATCTAGCTAGTTCAGGACCTCTTTATCGAGAGGCAACAACCATGACTTTGGGAGCTATCATCTTCACGCAGATTGGTATGGCTATGAATAGTCGCAAAGGTAGAGGATCTATTTTCAAAATCAAACCATTTGCAAATAAGATTATTAGTCTGGGGATTATCTTAGAAATCATTCTCTTTATTATCCTGTCCTATGTACCTCTTTTCCACACTCTCTTTAATACAGCTCCGATTGGTTTTGATGATTGGCTCTATTTGCTCGTCTGTCCATTTATCATTATGGCTCTAGAGGAAATAAGGCACCGACTATTTGATTAA
- a CDS encoding ABC transporter ATP-binding protein → MLEVRNLEKSFGSKQVLFGVDFQASPGRILGLVGKNGAGKTTIFHSMLKFLEYQGEISLDGQEMRQETYARIGYLPEERSLMPKLTVFEQVRYLATLKGMDAKEVKEKLPQWMEKLEVKGKLTDKIKSLSKGNQQKIQLIITLIHEPDLIILDEPFSGLDPVNIELLKQVILKEKERGAIIIFSDHVMTNVEELCDDILMIRDGRVVLHGPVQDVRNQYGKTRLFVSSERSKEELESLPHVKQVSLTKQGSWKLILDDESAGRELFPILTQGQYIATFDQQAPTIDEIFKLESGVEV, encoded by the coding sequence ATGTTAGAAGTAAGAAATCTAGAGAAAAGTTTCGGTTCCAAGCAAGTCCTGTTTGGTGTCGATTTTCAGGCAAGCCCAGGACGAATTTTAGGGCTGGTCGGAAAAAATGGTGCTGGGAAAACAACGATTTTCCACAGTATGTTGAAATTTTTAGAGTATCAAGGAGAGATCAGTCTGGATGGGCAGGAGATGCGTCAGGAAACCTACGCTCGGATTGGCTATCTGCCTGAGGAACGCAGTCTTATGCCCAAGCTGACAGTCTTTGAACAAGTTCGCTACTTGGCGACTCTAAAGGGCATGGATGCCAAAGAAGTCAAGGAAAAACTCCCTCAATGGATGGAAAAATTGGAAGTGAAGGGCAAATTGACCGACAAAATCAAGAGTCTTTCCAAAGGGAATCAGCAGAAAATTCAGCTCATTATCACCCTGATCCATGAACCAGACTTGATTATCTTGGATGAACCTTTTAGTGGTTTAGATCCAGTCAATATCGAGTTGCTCAAACAGGTCATCTTGAAAGAGAAAGAGCGCGGTGCAATCATTATCTTTTCTGACCATGTCATGACCAATGTTGAGGAACTTTGCGATGATATCCTGATGATTCGTGATGGGCGTGTGGTCTTGCATGGACCAGTTCAGGATGTTCGCAATCAATACGGGAAAACACGTCTTTTTGTTTCAAGTGAACGAAGCAAGGAAGAACTGGAAAGTCTTCCTCATGTCAAACAGGTGAGCTTAACCAAGCAAGGTAGTTGGAAATTGATCCTAGATGATGAGAGCGCTGGAAGAGAACTCTTCCCAATCCTCACTCAAGGTCAATACATCGCGACCTTTGACCAACAAGCTCCAACAATCGATGAAATCTTTAAACTAGAATCAGGGGTGGAAGTATGA
- a CDS encoding helix-turn-helix domain-containing protein, whose product MTNKNYLQQYISQKVKYFRTQKKMSQEELSEQAGLGLKYINQLENQNVNLTIHSLEKVIVALEMTPEEFFNFDSLESTSDKTDNLSLKRINMKIKQLPIDKREKMLVIFESILDNLR is encoded by the coding sequence ATGACGAATAAAAACTATTTACAACAATATATTTCCCAAAAAGTGAAATATTTTCGAACACAGAAAAAAATGAGCCAGGAAGAACTTTCGGAACAAGCAGGACTTGGGCTTAAGTATATCAATCAACTTGAAAACCAAAATGTGAATCTGACCATTCACAGTCTTGAAAAAGTGATTGTCGCCCTAGAGATGACCCCAGAGGAATTTTTCAATTTTGATAGCCTTGAATCAACCTCTGATAAGACCGACAATCTTTCACTCAAAAGAATCAACATGAAGATTAAACAGCTCCCTATTGATAAACGAGAAAAGATGTTAGTCATTTTTGAAAGTATCTTAGATAATCTTAGATAA
- the rpsI gene encoding 30S ribosomal protein S9 yields MSQAQYAGTGRRKNAVARVRLVPGTGKITVNKKDVEEYIPHADLRLVINQPFAVTSTVGSYDVFVNVVGGGYAGQAGAIRHGIARALLQVDPDFRDSLKRAGLLTRDSRKVERKKPGLKKARKASQFSKR; encoded by the coding sequence ATGTCACAAGCACAATATGCAGGTACTGGACGTCGTAAAAACGCTGTTGCACGCGTTCGCCTTGTTCCAGGAACTGGTAAAATCACTGTTAATAAAAAAGATGTTGAAGAGTACATCCCACACGCTGACCTTCGTCTTGTTATCAACCAACCATTCGCAGTTACTTCAACTGTAGGTTCATACGACGTTTTCGTTAACGTTGTAGGTGGTGGATACGCTGGTCAAGCAGGAGCTATCCGTCACGGTATCGCTCGTGCCCTTCTTCAAGTAGACCCAGACTTCCGCGATTCATTGAAACGCGCAGGACTTCTTACACGTGACTCACGTAAAGTTGAACGTAAGAAACCAGGTCTTAAGAAAGCTCGTAAAGCATCACAATTTAGTAAACGTTAA
- the pheT gene encoding phenylalanine--tRNA ligase subunit beta produces MLVSYKWLKELVDIDVPSQELAEKMSTTGIEVEGVESPAAGLSKIVVGEVLSCEDVPETHLHVCQVNVGEEEARQIVCGAPNVRAGIKVMVALPGARIADNYKIKKGKIRGLESLGMICSLGELGISDSVVPKEFADGIQILPQDAIPGDEVFSYLDLDDEIVELSITPNRADALSMRGVAHEVAAIYDKAVSFKEFSLTETNESVADSLSVGIETDKAPYYAARILDNVTIAPSPQWLQNLLMNEGIRPINNVVDVTNYILLYFGQPMHAFDLDTFEGTDIRVREARAGEKLVTLDGEERELETNDLVVTVADKPVALAGVMGGEATEISEKSSRVVLEAAVFNGTSIRKTSGRLNLRSESSSRFEKGINVATVNEALDAAASMIAELAGATVRKGIVSAGELDTSDVEVSSTLADVNRVLGTELSYADVEDVFRRLGFGLSGNEDSFTVSVPRRRWDIAIEADLFEEIARIYGYDRLPTSLPKDDGTAGELTATQKLRRQVRTIAEGAGLTEIITYALTTPEKAVEFTAQPSNLTELMWPMTVDRSVLRQNMVSGILDTVAYNVARKNKNLALYEIGKVFEQTGNPKEDLPNEINSFAFALTGLVAEKDFQTAAVPVDFFYAKGILEALFARLGLEVTYTATSEIASLHPGRTAVISLGDQVLGFLGQVHPVTAKAYDIPETYVAELNLSAIEAALQPATPFVEITKFPAVSRDIALLLKAEISHQEVVDAIQAAGVKRLTDIKLFDVFSGEKLGLGMKSMAYSLTFQNPEDSLTDEEVARYMEKIQASLEEKVNAEVR; encoded by the coding sequence ATGCTTGTATCTTATAAATGGTTAAAAGAATTGGTGGACATTGATGTGCCATCACAAGAGTTGGCTGAAAAAATGTCAACTACAGGGATTGAGGTCGAAGGTGTCGAATCACCGGCTGCTGGTCTCTCAAAAATTGTCGTCGGTGAGGTCTTGTCTTGCGAAGATGTGCCAGAAACTCACCTTCATGTTTGTCAGGTTAACGTTGGCGAAGAAGAAGCCCGTCAAATCGTTTGTGGTGCTCCAAATGTGCGTGCTGGTATCAAGGTCATGGTGGCACTTCCGGGAGCTCGTATCGCGGACAACTACAAAATCAAAAAAGGGAAAATCCGTGGTTTAGAGTCTCTCGGAATGATTTGTTCACTTGGTGAATTAGGTATTTCGGACTCAGTTGTGCCAAAGGAATTCGCAGATGGTATCCAAATCTTGCCTCAAGATGCTATTCCTGGGGACGAAGTCTTTTCTTACCTAGACTTGGATGATGAAATTGTCGAACTTTCAATCACTCCAAACCGTGCAGATGCTCTATCTATGCGTGGAGTAGCGCACGAAGTGGCAGCTATCTATGACAAGGCAGTTAGCTTTAAGGAATTCAGTTTAACAGAAACAAATGAAAGTGTAGCAGATTCTCTTTCTGTAGGGATTGAAACAGATAAGGCGCCATATTATGCGGCCCGTATCTTGGACAATGTGACCATCGCACCAAGTCCACAATGGTTGCAAAATCTTCTTATGAACGAAGGCATCCGTCCGATTAACAATGTGGTCGACGTGACCAACTATATCCTACTCTACTTTGGTCAGCCTATGCATGCCTTTGACTTGGATACCTTTGAAGGGACTGACATCCGTGTGCGTGAAGCGCGTGCTGGTGAAAAGTTGGTGACCTTGGACGGTGAAGAACGTGAGTTGGAAACAAATGACTTAGTCGTCACTGTTGCTGACAAACCAGTCGCCCTTGCAGGTGTCATGGGTGGAGAGGCTACAGAAATCTCTGAAAAATCTAGTCGTGTTGTGTTAGAAGCTGCTGTTTTCAATGGCACATCCATTCGTAAGACTAGCGGACGCCTTAACCTTCGTTCGGAATCATCTTCTCGTTTTGAAAAAGGGATCAATGTGGCAACAGTCAATGAGGCCTTGGATGCTGCAGCTAGCATGATTGCAGAACTTGCAGGTGCGACGGTGCGTAAGGGCATCGTTTCAGCGGGTGAGCTTGACACTTCAGATGTAGAAGTATCTTCAACTCTTGCCGATGTCAACCGTGTCCTTGGAACAGAACTTTCATACGCTGATGTCGAAGATGTCTTCCGTCGTCTTGGCTTTGGTCTTTCTGGAAATGAAGACAGCTTTACCGTTAGCGTTCCACGTCGTCGTTGGGATATCGCCATCGAAGCGGACCTCTTTGAAGAAATCGCTCGTATCTATGGTTATGACCGTTTGCCAACCAGTCTTCCAAAAGATGATGGTACAGCAGGTGAATTGACTGCAACACAAAAATTGCGTCGCCAAGTCCGTACGATTGCTGAAGGGGCAGGCTTGACAGAAATCATTACCTACGCTCTAACAACTCCTGAAAAAGCAGTTGAGTTCACAGCTCAACCAAGTAACCTTACAGAACTTATGTGGCCAATGACAGTGGATCGCTCCGTTCTCCGTCAAAATATGGTCTCAGGTATCCTTGATACGGTTGCCTACAATGTGGCTCGTAAGAACAAAAACTTGGCTCTTTACGAGATTGGAAAAGTCTTTGAACAAACAGGCAATCCAAAAGAAGACCTGCCAAACGAAATCAACAGCTTTGCCTTTGCCTTGACAGGCTTGGTTGCTGAAAAAGATTTCCAAACAGCAGCAGTTCCAGTTGATTTCTTCTATGCTAAGGGAATCCTTGAAGCCCTCTTTGCTCGCTTAGGATTAGAAGTGACCTATACAGCAACATCTGAAATCGCTAGCCTTCACCCAGGTCGTACAGCTGTGATTTCACTTGGTGACCAAGTTCTTGGTTTCCTCGGACAAGTACATCCAGTCACTGCCAAGGCTTACGATATCCCAGAAACTTATGTAGCGGAACTTAACCTTTCAGCCATCGAAGCTGCGCTCCAACCGGCTACTCCATTTGTTGAAATTACCAAATTCCCAGCAGTTAGCCGTGATATTGCTCTACTTCTCAAGGCAGAAATTAGCCATCAAGAAGTTGTAGACGCTATCCAAGCTGCCGGCGTGAAACGTTTGACAGATATTAAACTCTTTGATGTCTTCTCAGGTGAAAAATTGGGACTTGGCATGAAGTCAATGGCTTATAGCCTAACCTTCCAAAATCCAGAAGATAGCTTGACAGACGAGGAAGTCGCACGCTACATGGAAAAAATCCAAGCATCACTCGAAGAAAAAGTGAATGCAGAAGTGCGTTAA